One segment of Panicum virgatum strain AP13 chromosome 3K, P.virgatum_v5, whole genome shotgun sequence DNA contains the following:
- the LOC120699643 gene encoding myosin-7B-like, producing the protein MARKKSAAAAAAAAANGNGNHAAANGNGNHAAAEVLVAKAAPAPDARDWKAEQLKALNTMLLKEATERRGQVAALTARLDEISADDAALGAAERAVARAALAAPLRAAADEVAALRARLAAVQGALRDAEARAAREAAGRGEAGARLEEAAAERARSLTLLREKEAEVAAVSNKVARLEAVVAELEGKNSELFGEKGELAEKLKEAKEAVRVVSSEKAEVERGLQEFRKAAEAYRVEMEGKMKAKVEELMVLGAKKAGIEARVESLESELAGAVAKKGELEAEVVAKKRESDLVKGENDKLQSEVVAAEKRHNVAVAEVESLRMESGTLVAAKEAAAKAFDAEKARLVGELEGLKRKLEEIQADKEAAEGANHEKDAQACKLRAELEELHTSMSELQASCNDLYIKCSCLHNEKNSVLKALDAEKAEAVKLRSKIEELEKCNVKKDGDIGKLKVALEEKKGKINTLSKDVELLQLAVVEAQKRKKGGIWTWLYAATTTMVAAISFIYATRSH; encoded by the coding sequence atggccaggaagaaatccgccgccgccgccgccgccgccgccgccaatggCAACGGTaaccacgccgccgccaacggAAATGGTaaccacgccgccgcggaggttCTGGTGGCGAAGGCCGCGCCTGCGCCGGACGCGCGGGACTGGAAGGCGGAGCAGCTGAAGGCGCTCAACACCATGCTGCTCAAGGAGGCGACGGAGCGGCGGGGGCAGGTGGCGGCGCTCACGGCGCGCCTCGACGAGATCTCCGCCGACGACGCCGCGCTGGGCGCCGCCGAGCGCGCCGTGGCGcgggccgcgctcgccgcgccgctccgcgccgccgccgacgaggtcGCCGCGCTCCgggcccgcctcgccgccgtccaggggGCGCTCCGGGACGcggaggcgcgggcggcgcgggaggcggcgggccggggcgaggccggcgcgcggctcgaggaggccgccgcggagAGGGCGCGGTCGCTGACGCTGCTCCGGGAgaaggaggcggaggtggcggcggtgtcCAACAAGGTCGCGAGATTGGAGGCCGTGGTGGCGGAGCTGGAGGGCAAGAACTCCGAGCTGTTCGGAGAGAAGGGTGAGCTGGCGGAGAAATTGAAGGAGGCCAAGGAGGCTGTTCGGGTGGTGTCGAGCGAGAAGGCGGAGGTGGAGAGGGGCTTGCAGGAGTTCAGGAAGGCGGCTGAGGCTTATCGGGTGGAAATGGAGGGCAAGATGAAGGCGAAGGTGGAGGAACTGATGGTGCTGGGTGCCAAAAAGGCCGGGATCGAGGCGAGAGTGGAGTCATTGGAGTCGGAGCTGGCAGGTGCAGTGGCTAAGAAAGGGGAATTGGAGGCTGAGGTGGTGGCCAAGAAGAGGGAGTCTGATTTGGTGAAGGGAGAAAATGACAAGCTTCAGTCCGAGGTTGTGGCTGCGGAGAAGAGGCACAATGTTGCTGTTGCAGAGGTTGAAAGTCTCAGGATGGAATCGGGCACATTGGTGGCAGCGAAAGAGGCTGCTGCTAAGGCATTTGATGCTGAGAAGGCTAGACTTGTGGGGGAATTGGAGGGCCTGAAGAGGAAGTTGGAGGAAATCCAGGCTGACAAGGAAGCAGCCGAGGGAGCAAATCACGAGAAGGATGCTCAGGCCTGTAAGCTGAGGGCCGAATTGGAGGAACTCCACACCTCCATGTCCGAGCTCCAAGCTTCCTGCAATGATCTTTACATTAAGTGTTCATGCCTGCACAATGAGAAAAATTCAGTTCTGAAGGCTTTGGATGCTGAGAAGGCTGAAGCAGTAAAGCTGAGGTCGAAAATTGAGGAGCTCGAGAAGTGCAATGTGAagaaggatggcgacattgggAAGCTGAAGGTAGCATtggaggagaagaaggggaagattAATACCCTGAGCAAGGATGTCGAGCTGCTGCAACTCGCAGTGGTTGAGGCtcagaagaggaagaagggtgGCATCTGGACATGGCTGTATGCTGCCACAACAACCATGGTGGCTGCTATCTCCTTCATCTATGCCACCAGGTCCCACTGA
- the LOC120701049 gene encoding formin-like protein 1, which translates to MGETGRGGADGAGRPDIEVESGQGDAASAARPTTGEETGGDVQEYLASQAEAEALVPEPPRAEIESVAEEETALRAPGMEGAPVSEPTEAQDEELRQKVADESVAKEAVHTALTASQVEFAELEQTAVSVCQGLKGEGVISGSSSSLSPLSQSATLLLPPAATPAPTSRAPPPHHLPYSHAAAGQPPREAGAGALPVPSLLPASARSRPASRAETASHRGPPPTARTPPSAGSHAGLPRGEAAARAEVMTALLLLLPLLALTARADDDGDGDSKAAAVLPAEAGAGVWRAHPVPAAAGCSGPGVHSCALASEVSGVVSISE; encoded by the exons ATGGGggagaccggccggggcggcgcggacggcgccggccggccggacatCGAAGTTGAGTCCGGTCAGGGTGACGCggctagcgccgcccggccgacTACAGGGGAAGAAACTGGTGGGGACGTGCAGGAGTACCTCGCCAGCCAAGCAGAGGCAGAGGCCCTGGttcccgagcccccgagggctgagaTCGAGAGcgttgcagaggaggagacggcgctGAGGGCGCCAGGGATGGAAGGAGCCcccgtctcggagcccaccgaggcccagGACGAGG agctgaggcagaaggtggcggatgagTCCGTGGCGAAGGAAGCAGTCCACACCGCACTCACGGCGTCGCAGGTGGAATTcgctgagctggagcaaaccgccgtgagcgtgtgccaagGGCTCAAGGGGGAGGGTGTCATCTCGGG ATCCTCCTCATCTCTTTCACCTCTTTCTCAATCCGCCACGCTGCTCCTACCGCCGGCAGCCACTCCCGCCCCGACgtccagagcgccgccgccccatcaCCTGCCCtacagccacgccgccgccgggcagccACCGCGGGAGGCTGGGGCCGGGGCACTGCCTGTGCCCAGCCTGCTGCCGGCGAGCGCCCGCAGCCGACCGGCCTCCCGCGCCGAGACCGCCTCCCATCGAGGGCCGCCTCCCACGGCGAGGACACCTCCGAGCGCCGGCTCCCATGCTGGGCTGCCTCGCGGCGaggccgccgcacgcgccgaggTCATGACGGCGCTGCTGCTACTACTCCCGCTGCTCGCGCTCACTGCACGCGCTGACGACGATGGAGACGGTGATTCCAAGGCCGCGGCGGTGTTGCCGGCAGAGGCGGGGGCTGGGGTGTGGAGGGCGCACCCTGTTCCCGCCGCCGCAGGATGCTCCGGCCCCGGCGTCCATAGCTGCGCGCTCGCCTCAGAG GTTTCTGGAGTGGTGAGCATCTCAGAATGA
- the LOC120699644 gene encoding myosin-2 heavy chain-like gives MHMLLQTSCSSITLPHRHSIPCLPSAPCLFCTDTPFLSSIFLIHISSPIYVLQFPSSNLATCQLVHIHPEAAAAGAGRSASLGSGTAKTERRTSSTSDECVVTATSMSSSWFEDLFADDRVRTLSHQVSTLQDRVWELEHKNTQLLGDKGKLEKQLEETKAAARAITSQKEDVERSLKGENDKLRSELLTTEEKYSQSEVEVEKLKKELCALVETNEAAMKAFDAEKAEMILEAEELRRRVEDLQSHKDLMEGEIEKLQSEVITANKKHNLSEAEVERLDMELSALMKAKEADVKAFDAHNAESMKELEDLKRKLDEIQTNKDLVEGINDKLQKEILMVEEKYSQSEAEVKCLKHILAALVETKEAAAKAFDAEKVEIMKELDNLKRKIEEIQAMKDLMESENDELRSEILAAKHKHSLFEAEVKSLKMELDALEVAKDAAAEAFDVEKADILKELGDLKRKVEEVQTSKDLVEGENDKLRLEILTAMQKQSMSEAEANNLKVELGALVEAKEAAAKASDAEKAKLMKELEGLNKKVEEIQTKKDLVEGEKDKLRLEILIAEQKHSMSQLEVKRLKMELVALAEEKETVVRSFDAEKAKFMKESEDLKRRIEGIQVIKEAAEEAWRDKDAEVNRLRAELVNIRVSMSQLQASYDGLDAKHSSLNDEKDSVQKALEAEKVEACKLKSKIQELENRNAERDGETEKLKAALEEKKSEIEAMSKDIEQLHLAVAEAQEKNKGSILSCLSSCRPK, from the exons ATGCATATGTTGCTGCAAACGAGCTGCTCCTCCATCACTCTTCCTCACCGACACTCCATCCCCTGTCTCCCCTCTGCCCCATGCCTCTTCTGCACTGACACTCCATTCCTTTCTTCCATCTTCCTCATCCACATTTCTTCTCCTATATATGTCCTTCAATTTCCTTCTTCCAACTTGGCAACTTGCCAACTTGTACATATTCACCCCGAGGCAGCTGCGGCAGGGGCAGGAAGGAGTGCATCCTTGGGCTCGGGCACGGCGAAGACAGAGAGGCGTACATCTTCCACCTCAGACGAGTGCGTGGTGACAGCGACCAGCATGTCATCGTCGTGGTTTGAAG ATCTCTTTGCAGATGACAGAGTGAGGACCCTATCGCACCAGGTCTCCACACTTCAGGATAGGGTGTGGGAGTTGGAGCACAAGAACACCCAGCTGCTTGGTGACAAGGGTAAACTGGAGAAGCAATTGGAGGAGACAAAGGCAGCGGCTCGGGCCATCACAAGCCAGAAGGAAGATGTGGAGAGGAGCTTGAAGGGTGAAAATGACAAGCTTCGGTCGGAGCTTTTGACTACAGAGGAAAAGTATAGCCAATCTGAAGTAGAGgtcgagaagctcaagaaggaaTTATGTGCATTGGTGGAGACAAATGAGGCAGCTATGAAGGCATTTGATGCTGAGAAGGCAGAGATGATTCTCGAAGCCGAGGAGCTTAGGAGGAGGGTGGAGGATCTCCAATCCCATAAGGATTTGATGGAGGGTGAAATTGAAAAGCTTCAGTCAGAGGTTATTACTGCAAATAAAAAACATAACCTATCTGAAGCCGAGGTTGAGAGGCTCGATATGGAATTGAGTGCATTGATGAAGGCGAAGGAGGCGGATGTAAAGGCATTCGATGCTCACAATGCAGAAAGCATGAAGGAATTGGAGGATCTTAAAAGGAAGTTGGACGAAATCCAAACAAATAAGGATTTAGTTGAGGGTATAAATGATAAGCTTCAAAAGGAGATATTAATGGTAGAGGAGAAATATAGCCAATCTGAAGCAGAGGTTAAGTGCCTCAAGCATATCTTGGCCGCATTGGTGGAGACAAAGGAAGCCGCTGCAAAGGCATTTGATGCTGAGAAGGTAGAAATCATGAAGGAATTAGACAATCttaagagaaaaatagaagaaATCCAAGCTATGAAGGATTTGATGGAAAGTGAAAATGACGAGCTTCGGTCAGAGATTTTGGCTGCGAAGCATAAACATAGTCTGTTTGAAGCAGAAGTTAAGAGCCTCAAGATGGAATTGGATGCACTAGAGGTAGCAAAGGATGCTGCTGCGGAGGCATTTGATGTTGAGAAGGCAGATATCCTAAAGGAACTGGGTGATCTTAAGAGGAAGGTGGAGGAAGTTCAGACCAGCAAGGATTTGGTGGAGGGTGAAAATGATAAGCTTCGGTTGGAGATTTTGACTGCAATGCAGAAACAAAGCATGTCTGAAGCAGAAGCTAACAACCTCAAGGTGGAATTGGGTGCGTTagtggaggcgaaggaggcagCTGCAAAGGCATCTGATGCCGAGAAAGCAAAACTCATGAAAGAATTGGAGGGTCTTAATAAGAAGGTGGAGGAAATCCAGACCAAGAAGGATTTGGTTGAGGGCGAAAAGGATAAGCTTCGGCTGGAGATTTTAATAGCAGAACAGAAACATAGCATGTCCCAGTTAGAGGTTAAAAGGCTCAAGATGGAATTGGTTGCATTAGCAGAGGAGAAGGAGACAGTAGTGAGGTCATTTGATGCTGAGAAGGCAAAATTCATGAAAGAATCAGAGGACCTCAAGAGGAGGATAGAAGGAATCCAAGTCATCAAGGAAGCGGCCGAGGAAGCATGGCGTGACAAGGATGCTGAGGTCAATAGGCTGAGGGCTGAGTTGGTGAACATCCGTGTTTCTATGTCACAGCTGCAAGCATCCTATGACGGACTTGATGCCAAGCATTCAAGCCTGAATGATGAGAAAGATTCAGTGCAGAAAGCATTAGAAGCTGAGAAGGTTGAAGCATGCAAGCTAAAGTCAAAAATTCAGGAACTTGAGAATCGCAATGCTGAAAGGGATGGTGAGACTGAGAAACTGAAGGCAGCACTGGAGGAAAAAAAGAGTGAGATCGAAGCCATGAGCAAGGACATTGAGCAGCTGCATCTCGCGGTTGCTGAGGCGCAGGAGAAGAACAAGGGTAGCATTTTATCATGCTTATCATCGTGCCGCCCGAAATGA
- the LOC120699645 gene encoding tropomyosin-like, with protein MPYYSSYWSEYVDQYWRAQRLENEKTRLSNEKRDLERRLAETTRAAQASSAQVAALGHKVRELERRNAGLSGDLARQREETKKAGLLFMGAADRYEHAAREQARERAAELEGARRASLLLMGAADAYESAAKRRARAKEEELEDARRAAAALMGAADAYQQEARRQIKEKVEELRVMAARKAEADARAADLEAELHAALSRKKEMEVDRDKVKAENCELRAEVERLVMGFDDEKTEIVKEFGRT; from the exons ATGCCGTATTATTCTTCATATTGGTCAG AGTACGTCGATCAGTACTGGAGGGCGCAGCGGCTAGAGAACGAGAAGACCCGGCTGTCCAACGAGAAGCGTGATCTCGAGAGGCGGCTGGCGGAGACGACGAGGGCCGCGCAGGCGTCCTCGGCCCAGGTCGCCGCGCTGGGGCACAAGGTGCGGGAGCTGGAGCGCCGGAACGCGGGGCTCTCCGGCGACCTGGCGAGGCAACGGGAGGAGACCAAGAAGGCCGGGCTGCTGTTCATGGGCGCCGCCGACAGGTACGAGCACGCCGCgagggagcaggcgagggagagggcggcggaGCTGGAGGGCGCGAGGAGGGCGAGCCTGCTGCTCATgggcgccgccgacgcgtacgaGAGCGCGGCGaagcggcgggcgcgggccaaggaggaggagctcgaggacgcgaggagggcggcggcggcgctgatggGCGCCGCGGACGCGTACCAGCAGGAGGCGAGGAGGCAGATCAAGGAGAAGGTGGAGGAGCTCCGGGTCATGGCGGCGCGGAAGGCGGAGGCGGACGCGAGGGCGGCGGATTTGGAGGCGGAGCTCCATGCGGCTCTGTCGAGGAAGAAGGAAATGGAGGTTGATCGTGACAAGGTGAAGGCTGAGAATTGTGAGCTGCGGGCAGAGGTCGAGAGGCTCGTGATGGGATTTGATGATGAGAAGACAGAAATCGTTAAGGAATTTGGGAGAACTTAG
- the LOC120699646 gene encoding probable histone H2AXb translates to MSSGGGRGRAKGTKSVSRSSKAGLQFPVGRVARFLKTGKYAERVGGGAPVYLAAVLEYLAAEVLELAGNAARDNKKNRIVPRHIQLAVRNDEELSKLLGAVTIAAGGVLPNIHQTLLPKKAGGKGKADIGSASQEF, encoded by the exons ATGagttccggcggcggcaggggcagggCCAAGGGCACCAAGTCGGTGTCGCGGTCCTCCAAGGCCGGCCTGCAGTTCCCCGTCGGCCGCGTCGCGCGCTTCCTCAAGACGGGCAAGTACGCcgagcgcgtcggcggcggcgcgcccgtctacctcgccgccgtcctcgagtacctcgccgcggag gtgctggagctcgccggcaacgcgGCGCGCGACAACAAGAAGAACCGGATCGTGCCGCGCCACATCCAGCTCGCCGTGCGCAACGACGAGGAGCTCAGCAAGCTGCTGGGGGCCGTCACCATCGCCGCCGGAGGGGTGCTGCCCAACATCCACCAGACGCTGCTGCCCAAGAAGGCCGGCGGCAAGGGCAAGGCCGACATCGGATCCGCCTCCCAGGAGTTctag